A single region of the Lactobacillus isalae genome encodes:
- a CDS encoding sensor histidine kinase produces the protein MYIFSVDLIIELLRGISLDIIEKIVVSKNVIEWINLSCIFFFFIITYLSIYFSADLIRKKLTGSNFRIFFWLLIYLYLVSLVIAIVYSETKNVPPVTIFFISFLTIQFVFSIGLYYLMIKNQKILLKKSQEDKLIKEQKQLQEYTQYLEESEDELRAFRHDYQNMFNSLKISAQEGNTKEVIQKLDEYTKANLNAKAFEKYRDVNHIKIKSLKSIIIAKLTEMYGEDIPYNFECSDEITKLPKNINELDLVRIIGISCDNAIEESKELLERNKEAHIEIMINSNDNGEFEYEIQNKRRESKISLKQIQQRGYSTKKSHSGVGLANINNIKNKYENMTISYEVPKEYFDFYLVIEPEE, from the coding sequence GTGTATATTTTTAGTGTGGATTTAATTATAGAGTTATTACGAGGCATCTCTTTAGACATAATTGAAAAAATTGTTGTATCAAAGAATGTAATTGAATGGATTAATTTAAGCTGCATTTTTTTCTTTTTTATAATTACATATTTAAGTATCTATTTTTCGGCAGATTTGATTAGAAAAAAGTTAACAGGTAGTAATTTTAGAATTTTCTTTTGGTTATTAATATATTTATATCTAGTATCTCTAGTTATTGCTATTGTATATTCTGAAACCAAAAATGTTCCTCCCGTTACAATTTTTTTTATATCCTTTTTGACAATCCAATTTGTTTTTTCAATAGGGTTGTATTATTTGATGATAAAAAATCAAAAGATACTTTTAAAAAAGTCCCAAGAAGACAAACTAATAAAAGAGCAAAAACAACTTCAAGAATACACGCAATATTTAGAAGAGAGCGAAGATGAACTTCGTGCTTTTCGACATGATTACCAAAATATGTTTAACTCATTAAAAATCAGTGCACAAGAAGGGAATACCAAAGAAGTAATCCAAAAGCTTGATGAATATACTAAGGCTAATTTAAATGCAAAAGCATTTGAAAAATATAGAGATGTTAATCATATAAAAATAAAGTCTCTGAAAAGTATCATTATTGCTAAGTTAACAGAAATGTATGGCGAAGATATTCCATATAATTTTGAATGTAGCGATGAAATTACTAAATTACCTAAAAATATTAATGAATTAGATTTAGTCAGAATTATTGGTATAAGTTGTGATAATGCAATTGAAGAAAGTAAAGAGTTATTGGAGCGGAATAAAGAAGCCCATATTGAAATTATGATCAATTCAAATGATAATGGTGAGTTTGAATATGAAATTCAAAATAAAAGAAGAGAATCGAAAATTTCACTTAAACAGATCCAGCAACGTGGTTATTCAACTAAGAAAAGTCACTCTGGCGTGGGTTTAGCTAATATCAATAATATTAAGAATAAATACGAAAATATGACTATTTCTTATGAAGTGCCAAAGGAATACTTTGATTTCTATCTCGTAATTGAACCAGAGGAGTGA
- a CDS encoding LytR/AlgR family response regulator transcription factor, whose product MKYPVIICDDDRTLANNLANNVRYAVDNFVEDNTAYENVEISVEQVATTFEQVVSYVVAKDIQNAIYFLDIELSQSSEAKNGVDLAEFIKKQDPNAQIIFVTAYDKYAPLTYRRRIGAIDYINKALDQKDMMKRLEETITDAVQSINNLTKSGRKELVYKVGRRINKVEDTSIYYLENSPTQHKVTLITETGSAEFRSNISKVDDENDFLVKVSQSSVVNPNNIDSIDFSKKTITFPNGDEVIFARSYRRNVKDLLSKYPEINVK is encoded by the coding sequence TTGAAATATCCAGTAATTATTTGTGATGACGATAGAACATTAGCGAATAATTTAGCAAATAATGTGAGATATGCAGTTGATAATTTTGTTGAAGACAATACAGCTTATGAAAATGTGGAGATTAGTGTAGAGCAAGTTGCCACTACCTTTGAGCAAGTTGTAAGTTATGTAGTAGCTAAGGATATTCAGAATGCGATCTACTTCTTAGATATTGAATTAAGTCAAAGCTCTGAAGCTAAGAATGGAGTAGATTTAGCAGAATTTATCAAAAAACAAGATCCTAATGCACAAATTATTTTTGTTACTGCTTATGATAAGTATGCACCGTTAACTTATCGAAGACGAATTGGTGCAATCGATTATATTAATAAGGCGCTAGACCAAAAAGATATGATGAAACGTCTAGAAGAAACAATTACGGATGCAGTTCAAAGCATTAACAATCTTACAAAATCTGGAAGAAAAGAGCTTGTTTATAAGGTAGGTCGCAGGATAAATAAGGTGGAAGATACCTCCATATATTATCTTGAAAATAGCCCTACACAACACAAGGTTACTTTAATAACTGAAACTGGTTCAGCTGAATTTAGAAGTAATATTTCAAAAGTTGATGATGAAAATGATTTTTTAGTTAAGGTCTCTCAATCTAGTGTAGTAAATCCAAATAACATTGATAGCATTGATTTTTCGAAAAAAACAATAACATTTCCAAATGGCGATGAAGTAATATTTGCTCGTAGCTATAGAAGAAATGTCAAAGATTTATTAAGTAAATATCCAGAAATTAATGTTAAATAA